Genomic DNA from Ensifer adhaerens:
CACTTGCCAATGCCCTCCTGCTGATCGATCCGCCGCCGCTTCTGGCGATCCTCGCGCGCTTTGCCACGGGCGTGGCGCTTGCCGGTGTCTATCCGCCAGCGCTCAAACTGATGGCGACGTGGTTCGTGAAGGGGAGGGGGCTGGCGCTGGGCTTTCTCATCGGTGCGTTGACGCTCGGGTCTTCCATGCCGCATCTGTTTCGTGCGCTGATGGGCGGTGCTGACTGGCGCACCGTGGTTCTTCTATCGTCCGGCGCCTGTCTGCTGGCCGCCGTGCTTTTCGGGTTGGCCATTTCGGAAGGGCCGTATCCGTTCGGCAAGGCGACTTTCAATCCGGCGCAGATCGTCAAGGTTCTGGGCTCCAAACCCGTCTTTCTCGCCAATCTCGGCTATTTCGGCCACATGTGGGAGCTTTACGCCATGTGGGCGTGGATACTGGCGTTTCTGAACGCTGCTGCCAAGGGGCTGACGTTGATCCCCTTCGGCTCGGTCTCCATGTTCAGCTTCGTCATCGTCGCCTCCGGATTTATCGGCTGCCTGATCGGCGGTTTTCTATCCGACCGGATCGGCCGCTGCTTCACCACGGCGGGCATGATGGCCGTGTCGGGGCTCTGTGCCGTCCTGATCGGCTTCGTCTTTGCCGGACCGGCCTGGCTTCTCGCGTTGATCGCCATCGTCTGGGGCATAGCAATCATCGGGGACAGCGCACAGTTTTCTGCCGCCGTCACCGAGCTTTCCGATCAACGCCTTGTCGGCACCGCGCTTGCGATGCAGATGGCGATCGGTTTTGCGCTCACGGTTGTCGCGATCTGGTTGACGCCGCTTTTCGCAGACGCCATCGGCGGTTGGCAGTGGGCGTTCCTGTTGCTGGTTCCCGGACCGCTCATTGGCATCGCAGCGATGCTGCTCCTTCGACGCTTGCCTGACGCCGCCAGGCTGGCGCACGGTGCACGCTAACATGCGTTTCACCACAGCTTGAAGTCTTTGTGGGTTCGCTTTAATTCATTCCTCTTGACCTGTATCGTTCCAGTGCTTCGATCCAGGTGCATTCGCGGGGAGACCACATGGCGACAGAAATTCTTGAAAAGCGTGGCCGGGGCAGGCCGCGTAACGTCGAGGAAGACAGTCGCAATGCGGAGCTTCTGGCCGAGATCAGTGCCGCAGGTCTGATCGACCGTGCGAGTTCCACGCCGCTTTGGGTCCAGCTGAAAAATGCGCTCGCGGACAGGATCGGCCGCAAGCTTTTCTTGCTGGACGATCCTTTGCCCTCCGAGCAGACGATGTGCGAACTTTTCAATGTTTCGCGTCCAGTCGTTCGCGCTGCTCTCGCGGGCCTCTCGGACGAGGGGCTTGTCACCAAGGTTCCGCGCCGCGGCATTTTCGTTTCGCGGCCACGGATGGAGACGAACTTCCTGACCTCCAACGTTTCCGTTCATTCGGACCTCGAGGCGCGGGGCCATAAGGTGACTTCGCAGACCTTCGAGTTTCGCCGCGCGGAGCCCGACGAGGAAGAGAAACGGGTCTTTGACCTGCCGCCGAACGGAACCGTCATTCGTGTTGGCCGCATCTACCGCTCCGACGGCCGCCCAATCACGCATACGCTGATCTCGCTGCCGGGCCACAAGGTGCCGGAAATGGAGAATATCGATATCTCCGACCAGTCCATCTTCCAGATCCTGAAGGACCGCTACGGTCTCGTTTCCCAGCGCGCTGAACGCTGGTTCACGGCAGCCATGCCGGATGAGGATGTGGCACGGCGCCTGGAGATCGCTCCAGGTCAGCCCGTGATTTCCATCGAGTCCATTGCCTACGACAAGAACGATGCGCCTCTGGAGTTCTATCGCGCCTTTTACAACTCCGCTGTCGCGCGCATCCACGTCTCCACCGGCACCTTCAAGAACTGAGCTCACTCCTCATTCTGGTAATACCCAAAAAATTTCCAATTTATGGTAATAACCAGATTGACAATGATCGGATGCCACGGCATCGTATGATCAGGGAGGGAGGAAACAGCTCCCACACACATCATAAGAGAGAATTTGGAGCTTCGGGCGGCCGATGGGTCACTGTCCGAAGAGGAGGACGTTTTGCGCTATTCAACTGCTTTCGACCTGTCCGGTCAGGTCGCCGTCGTAACGGGCGGCGCAAGCGGCATCGGGCTTGAATCCGCGCGTGCACTCGGTCAGTGCGGCGCCGCAATCGAGCTTGTCGATTTTAATGCCGCGACACTGGCCACTGCTGCCGAAACGCTCGGGAAGGATGGCGTCAAGGTTGCGACCAGCGTGGTCGACGTGACGGATCCGAAGCAGGTGAATGCCGCAGCCGAGCAGATTTTTGCACGGGCAGGTCGTGTTGATACGCTGCTCAATTCGGCCGGCATCGCGAAGCTGCATTCGGCCATCGAGATCAGCGACGAGGACTGGCGGCGGGTCATGGACGTGAATGTCAACGGCACTTTCTGGTGCTGCCGGGCTTTTGGTGCACGCATGATCGAGGCCGGCGGCGGTTCCGTCGTCAACATGGGTTCCATGTCCGGGACGATTATCAACCGCCCGCAATTTGCCTCCAGCTACATGGCCTCCAAGGGTGCAATCCACCAGCTGACCAAGGCGCTGGCGGTGGAGTGGGCGCAATCCGGCGTACGGGTCAATGCGCTGGCGCCGGGCTATGTCGCGACAGAAATGACGCTCGCGATGCGGGCAAGGCCGGAGCTTTTCAATACCTGGCTCGACATGACGCCCATGGGGCGGCTCGCCGAGCCTCAGGAGATCGCGTCGCTGGTGGTTTTTCTGGCCTCCGCGGCATCGTCTTACATGACCGGTTCGATCGTCGCCGTCGATGGCGGCTACACAAGCATATGAGTGAGGCAGGCATGAGCAACTTTTCAACCGGTTCGGAGCGGGATATCCGCGAGGCGATCATCGAAGCCTGCCTCGAAATGAATCGCGTAGGCATCAATCAGGGCACGTCAGGCAATATTTCGGTGCGCTGGAACGACGGCATGCTGATCACGCCGACATCCATGCCTTACAAGCAGATGAAGGTCGAAGACATTGTCTGGATGGGCTTTGACGGTTCCGTCGCCGGAAATCGGACGCCGTCTTCCGAATGGCGTTTCCATCTCGATATCATGCGAACCAAGAGCGATGTCGGAGCAATCGTTCACGCCCATCCCCATGCCTGCACGACATTGTCGATCATGGGCAAGGGCATTCCACCGCTGCACTACATGGTTGCCATTGCCGGCGGGCACGACGTGCGCTGCGCGCCCTATGCGACGTTCGGCACGGAAGAACTGTCGCGCAACGCGTTGGCTGCCCTTGCCGACCGCGCCGCCTGTCTGCTCGGCCATCACGGGATGATCGCGACGGGAAAGACCCTCGACCGTGCCATGTGGATGGCCGTAGAGATCGAAACTTTGGCCAAGCAGTATCTCGCGTGTCTGCCCTTTGGAGAGCCGCCGCTGCTCAGTGTTGAAGAAATTGAGAATGTCATCAGCCGCATGAACGGATACGGTCACGCGGGCTGACGACGATTGAACCAATTGGCGTCGAAAGGGAGTTCGATGCCATTGAATTGATGCAAACAGGAGGAGTTCAAAATGCGTCATTCCATGAACATGAGCCGTCGCACGACGGTGAAAATGGCAGCCCTTGCCGCCGCTCTTGCCGTTGTGCCGATGGCGGCGCACGCGGATGGCGACGAAGGCATGTCTCTGAAGGGCAAGACAATCGGCATTTCGGCCGTCGGCACCGACCATAACTGGGACCTCAAGGCCTATCAGGGTCAGATCGACGAACTGAAGCGCCTCGGCGCGGAAGTCATTGCTCTGGACGCCGGCCGCAACGACCAGACTCAGGTCAGTCAGCTCCAGACGCTGATTTCGCAGAAGCCCGATGCCATTCTCGAGCAGCTCGGTAATCTCGATGTCCTCAATCCGTGGCTGAAGAAAATCAAGGAAGCCGGCATTCCGTTGTTCACGGTCGATACCGCCACACCGTATGCCATCAACAACACCACGTCCAACAACTACAATATCGGCGCGGAACTGGCGCTTCAGATTGTTCAGGACATGGGTGGCAAGGGCAAGATCGCGGTCTTCAACGGCTTCTATTCGGTGCCGGTCTGCAAGATCCGTTACGATCAGTTGATGTATGTGCTGAAGTCCTTCCCGGACATTGAAGTCATCAAGCCGGAACTGCGCGACGTCATCCCGAACACGGTGCAACAGGCCTATTCGGACACGACCGACGTGTTGACCAAGAACGGCAAGGATAGTGGGCTGAAGGCTATCTGGGCGTGCTGGGACGTGCCGATGGTCGGCGCAACCCAGGCGATCCAGGCTGCCGGCCGCACCGACGTGAAGACCTATGGCGTCGATGGCAGCCCGGATTATGTCGAAATGGTTGCCGATCCGAAGTCGCCGGCAGGCGCGGTTGCGGCACAGCAGCCTTACAAGATCGGTGTCCAGGCTGCCCGCAACGTGGCCGCCTATCTGAACGGCAAGACGGTACCGCCGTTCACCTTCGTTTCGTCGGTCCTGATCAACAAGGAAAACGCCGCCACCGTTGGCAAGGACTTCCTCCCGAAGAAGTAAGCCGCAAGATGCGCACCGCCTCCTCTTGCGGGAGGCGGTGCGCAACCTTTTGACATGCGGAAAGTGGAGTTTGGCATGAGTGAGATCGCCATCGACATGCAAGCGATCAACAAGGCTTTCGGTCCCGTTAAAGCCCTGGACAGCGCGAACCTGAAGGTTGCGTCAGGAACGATACATGGTCTTGTAGGCCAGAACGGCGCCGGCAAATCGACGATCATCAAGGTTCTTGCCGGCATCTACGGCCGCGACACCGGTTCTGTTTCCGTTTTCGGCAAGCCGCTGAACGGCATAACGCCTGCCAGCATCGAGGCAGAGGGCGTACACTTCATTCACCAGGACCGGCTGCTTGTGCCGACCGCGACGATTGCCGAAGCGATCTTCCTGCGCAACGAGCCGCGCTTCGGACCCTTCATCAATTATGGTGCGATGAATCGCCGCGCTGCGGAATTGCTCAAGCGCTATTTTTCGCTGACCATTGATCCCAAGACGCTGATTTCCGAGCTTTCGACCGCCCAGCAGAAGATCGTGCAGATCACGCGGGCGCTCGCCAACAATGCGAAGGTGCTGGTGCTGGACGAGCCGACGGCAGCGCTTGTGAAGAAGGAGGTCGACAGCCTCTTTGCCGTGCTGCACAGGCTGAAGGCCGAGGGCTTGGCCATTGTTTTCATCTCGCATTACATGTCGGAGATCGAGGAAATCTGCGACACCGTCACGGTGCTTCGCAACGGCACCGACGTCGGTGTCGTTGATCCTCGCGCCGTTGGCATCCAGACCATCGTGGACATGATGACGAACCGCGATACCTCGGAAATGTATCCGAGGCGCAGCGTCGACATCGGCGGACCTGTCCTGGAGGTCAACGGTCTGACGCTGAACGGTCACTTCCGGAACGTCAGCTTTGCGGTTCGCGCCGGCGAAGTCGTTGGGCTGACGGGCCTTCTCGGCTCGGGTGACAAGGAATTGCTGCAATGCCTCTTCGGCCAGAAGCAGCCGAATTCGGGCTCTATCAAGGTCGACGGCCGCGAGGTCAAGTTCCGTGCACCGGTCGATGCGGTCGGTAAGGGCATCGCGATGATCCCCGAGGACCGACGTGCACATGGGGTCGCGGTCGGACTTTCGGTCGGGGAGAACATCTCGCTCGCTTCTCTCGGCGATGTGTCGAACAAGGGTTTTATCAGCAAGAGCAAGGAAGCGAACACCATTGACAGCCTGATCCGGGAGCTCGGCATCAAGACGCCGAACAGGCACACGCTCGTCCGCAACCTTTCGGGCGGCAACC
This window encodes:
- a CDS encoding Sugar phosphate permease yields the protein MTGDAHDGHRWQALSLICLGVVGALTTWFSATAILPDLIRQNGLTPTEAAWFTNAVQLGFVVGALLTSLVNLPDLVRMNRLIAVSAVLAALANALLLIDPPPLLAILARFATGVALAGVYPPALKLMATWFVKGRGLALGFLIGALTLGSSMPHLFRALMGGADWRTVVLLSSGACLLAAVLFGLAISEGPYPFGKATFNPAQIVKVLGSKPVFLANLGYFGHMWELYAMWAWILAFLNAAAKGLTLIPFGSVSMFSFVIVASGFIGCLIGGFLSDRIGRCFTTAGMMAVSGLCAVLIGFVFAGPAWLLALIAIVWGIAIIGDSAQFSAAVTELSDQRLVGTALAMQMAIGFALTVVAIWLTPLFADAIGGWQWAFLLLVPGPLIGIAAMLLLRRLPDAARLAHGAR
- a CDS encoding monosaccharide ABC transporter ATP-binding protein, CUT2 family; protein product: MSEIAIDMQAINKAFGPVKALDSANLKVASGTIHGLVGQNGAGKSTIIKVLAGIYGRDTGSVSVFGKPLNGITPASIEAEGVHFIHQDRLLVPTATIAEAIFLRNEPRFGPFINYGAMNRRAAELLKRYFSLTIDPKTLISELSTAQQKIVQITRALANNAKVLVLDEPTAALVKKEVDSLFAVLHRLKAEGLAIVFISHYMSEIEEICDTVTVLRNGTDVGVVDPRAVGIQTIVDMMTNRDTSEMYPRRSVDIGGPVLEVNGLTLNGHFRNVSFAVRAGEVVGLTGLLGSGDKELLQCLFGQKQPNSGSIKVDGREVKFRAPVDAVGKGIAMIPEDRRAHGVAVGLSVGENISLASLGDVSNKGFISKSKEANTIDSLIRELGIKTPNRHTLVRNLSGGNQQKVVVAKWLSCNSRVYLLDEPTVAVDVGAKIEIYGLINRLAAEGKALIFVSSDLEEIAEMCDRVLVIYRGRIIDEYRRGEIDADQLLAAASGASQNEMRKAQ
- a CDS encoding GntR family transcriptional regulator — protein: MATEILEKRGRGRPRNVEEDSRNAELLAEISAAGLIDRASSTPLWVQLKNALADRIGRKLFLLDDPLPSEQTMCELFNVSRPVVRAALAGLSDEGLVTKVPRRGIFVSRPRMETNFLTSNVSVHSDLEARGHKVTSQTFEFRRAEPDEEEKRVFDLPPNGTVIRVGRIYRSDGRPITHTLISLPGHKVPEMENIDISDQSIFQILKDRYGLVSQRAERWFTAAMPDEDVARRLEIAPGQPVISIESIAYDKNDAPLEFYRAFYNSAVARIHVSTGTFKN
- a CDS encoding NAD(P)-dependent dehydrogenase, short-chain alcohol dehydrogenase family, with translation MRYSTAFDLSGQVAVVTGGASGIGLESARALGQCGAAIELVDFNAATLATAAETLGKDGVKVATSVVDVTDPKQVNAAAEQIFARAGRVDTLLNSAGIAKLHSAIEISDEDWRRVMDVNVNGTFWCCRAFGARMIEAGGGSVVNMGSMSGTIINRPQFASSYMASKGAIHQLTKALAVEWAQSGVRVNALAPGYVATEMTLAMRARPELFNTWLDMTPMGRLAEPQEIASLVVFLASAASSYMTGSIVAVDGGYTSI
- a CDS encoding monosaccharide ABC transporter substrate-binding protein, CUT2 family, which codes for MRHSMNMSRRTTVKMAALAAALAVVPMAAHADGDEGMSLKGKTIGISAVGTDHNWDLKAYQGQIDELKRLGAEVIALDAGRNDQTQVSQLQTLISQKPDAILEQLGNLDVLNPWLKKIKEAGIPLFTVDTATPYAINNTTSNNYNIGAELALQIVQDMGGKGKIAVFNGFYSVPVCKIRYDQLMYVLKSFPDIEVIKPELRDVIPNTVQQAYSDTTDVLTKNGKDSGLKAIWACWDVPMVGATQAIQAAGRTDVKTYGVDGSPDYVEMVADPKSPAGAVAAQQPYKIGVQAARNVAAYLNGKTVPPFTFVSSVLINKENAATVGKDFLPKK
- a CDS encoding L-fuculose-phosphate aldolase, with product MSNFSTGSERDIREAIIEACLEMNRVGINQGTSGNISVRWNDGMLITPTSMPYKQMKVEDIVWMGFDGSVAGNRTPSSEWRFHLDIMRTKSDVGAIVHAHPHACTTLSIMGKGIPPLHYMVAIAGGHDVRCAPYATFGTEELSRNALAALADRAACLLGHHGMIATGKTLDRAMWMAVEIETLAKQYLACLPFGEPPLLSVEEIENVISRMNGYGHAG